A single Musa acuminata AAA Group cultivar baxijiao chromosome BXJ2-1, Cavendish_Baxijiao_AAA, whole genome shotgun sequence DNA region contains:
- the LOC103973712 gene encoding putative disease resistance protein RGA3: protein MAMIPVLFFTPVFPLSCSSPANNQVLCHLIQRSHHFLPQRWTVKMETSKSIALAADVRRLKTKAACLAKNRSMQRLCLSCKLSCLVDSLWIIQWACEAAEKQPEHEKNVETWVKDLEVAVLRADDILDMIKFGQLPRGPKDWVADAARELFYSIPPVLNFVAGCRLKSAVRKFEGMANEAKVRVFSKEDSSQSDAALLPAIFYGREENKEEIIRSLNHGERVAVIPIVGMAGTGKSTFARYIYSDQRRNFDVRMLVGRNFSNGAAAHPRVIRGRPLPLSELSAARGLIVREEEQDESQPPLDFAVTDREGHPSLRRFDNADRFQSAVEKIRQSLVGVRFLLVLLDVNVARPNLWERLMQVLREVGGNGSTVILTTTDTDIESTTQSRPSCSLPSLTREESWRLFKEHASLHHLPDKHHFWNPWIIEECHGHPLSVIIMAKKMRCRPVREYLLPDLSQFGAPRVSQDLPRLSSDLKRMYDKLTYDHERSLVSEKLHNCFTFLSLFPEDHHFCREEIVDLWAAENSMSLEEADGCFEAFMREGAFVLCEPQDEHDHESTPRGAAYKLRDLLPYFAQHVSSRKVYLTLSPGSFDLLQLDQDDDPRICQHLSFICEPESSGFPTDLLFQGPPWWLRTLLLLGPSTNEKCWVRDINDGNKAKTFQFLRVLHVRGITFRDLLPGVEKSKLVYLNVSRSDIEELPDSIGTLSNIKILKLSHCEKLRRFPKTIDRLRRLEKLDLEGCLLLAEVSFNWVGKLSRLEYLNLSQIGFKSLISSIGKLRGLKTLILAYCRRIQRLPKSTSKLLNLEKLDLEGCHFLEELPESKPESVMKNLKLLNTLHCASLSRMPSDVGRLSSLKSLPRYIASEEPGRSFMELQPLKDLEGELWLDKLNNIEDPEVARQAMIEKKEKLQALTLRWEQFYWDVKENAPVDTVKLVADALQPNPNLRSLKLILYTEEKLPSWMTEEPLPLKSLLRIRLFTLKKCKSLPPLGELPHLKVVEISGMDAVVELEGSFYGRIGTFPSLERLALSQMPNLKRWSMPEDDDADGNNTYRRKQVRKNLFPRLAHVTFMQCPKLEPPDHPLPSITTLTIWLNNEKLYRSAAGLKSMASHVKKLSVFSCQDLWASSTCDGFWGLTSLEELEISACDNLTCMPEGINQLTSLQNLKIICCRSMNSLPEWLNDLTSLRLLSFSACPVLRSRPRGLKRSHGLRVTVEGCPFLK from the coding sequence ATGGCGATGATTCCAGTCCTCTTCTTTACTCCAGTGTTCCCTTTGAGCTGCTCCTCACCAGCTAATAACCAAGTTCTTTGTCACCTGATTCAGAGATCTCACCATTTCTTGCCACAACGGTGGACTGTGAAGATGGAGACATCCAAGTCGATAGCGTTAGCAGCGGACGTGCGACGGCTGAAGACGAAGGCCGCCTGCCTTGCAAAGAACAGGTCGATGCAGCGTCTGTGCCTCTCTTGCAAGTTGTCGTGCCTGGTGGATAGCCTCTGGATCATCCAATGGGCCTGCGAAGCTGCAGAGAAGCAACCGGAGCACGAAAAGAACGTGGAAACGTGGGTGAAAGATCTGGAGGTGGCGGTCCTGCGTGCGGATGATATACTGGATATGATCAAGTTCGGGCAGCTGCCACGAGGGCCGAAGGATTGGGTGGCGGACGCAGCACGTGAGCTCTTCTATTCCATCCCGCCGGTGCTCAACTTTGTTGCCGGTTGCAGGTTGAAGAGTGCGGTGAGGAAGTTTGAAGGAATGGCGAACGAGGCAAAGGTCAGGGTGTTCTCTAAGGAAGACTCGAGCCAATCCGATGCCGCTCTGTTGCCTGCAATCTTTTACGGAAGAGAGGAGAACAAAGAGGAGATTATTAGATCGCTCAACCATGGCGAACGAGTCGCCGTCATCCCCATAGTTGGCATGGCGGGGACAGGGAAGTCGACTTTTGCTCGGTACATTTACAGCGATCAACGACGAAACTTTGACGTTCGAATGCTCGTTGGTAGAAATTTCAGTAATGGAGCAGCAGCTCACCCACGTGTCATCCGTGGTCGCCCTCTACCACTTTCTGAGCTGAGTGCCGCAAGAGGCCTCATAGTAAGAGAAGAAGAACAAGACGAATCCCAACCGCCGCTCGATTTCGCAGTCACGGATCGCGAAGGCCATCCCTCCTTGCGACGATTTGACAACGCAGATCGGTTCCAGTCTGCAGTGGAGAAGATTCGGCAATCGCTGGTCGGCGTGAGATTTTTGCTTGTTCTGCTGGACGTCAACGTGGCTCGTCCGAATTTGTGGGAACGACTGATGCAGGTCTTGCGTGAAGTGGGCGGGAACGGAAGTACGGTCATCTTGACCACGACCGACACCGATATCGAGTCAACCACGCAGAGCAGACCTTCCTGCAGTTTGCCTTCCTTGACGAGAGAAGAAAGCTGGCGGCTGTTCAAAGAGCATGCATCGCTACACCACCTACCAGACAAGCATCACTTTTGGAATCCATGGATCATCGAGGAGTGCCATGGCCACCCGTTGTCGGTGATCATCATGGCAAAGAAGATGCGATGCAGACCAGTACGTGAGTATCTGCTGCCTGACCTCTCACAGTTTGGAGCTCCTCGAGTAAGTCAAGATCTTCCTAGACTCTCTTCTGACCTGAAACGGATGTATGACAAGTTGACCTATGATCATGAGCGTAGTCTAGTATCAGAAAAGCTCCATAATTGCTTCACGTTCCTGTCGCTGTTCCCGGAAGATCACCATTTCTGCAGGGAGGAGATCGTCGACTTGTGGGCTGCAGAAAACTCGATGTCGCTGGAAGAGGCCGATGGCTGCTTTGAGGCATTCATGCGGGAAGGCGCCTTCGTCCTCTGCGAGCCGCAGGACGAACATGATCATGAAAGCACACCTCGCGGAGCGGCGTACAAACTGCGCGACCTGCTCCCCTACTTTGCACAGCACGTCAGCTCCAGAAAAGTCTACTTAACGCTGTCGCCTGGTTCCTTCGATTTGCTGCAGCTTGACCAAGATGACGACCCACGTATCTGCCAACACCTGTCGTTTATCTGCGAACCAGAGTCATCAGGGTTTCCGACGGACCTGCTCTTCCAAGGCCCACCGTGGTGGCTGCGCACCCTTCTGCTGCTGGGTCCATCAACCAATGAGAAGTGCTGGGTCAGAGACATCAATGACGGTAATAAGGCCAAAACTTTCCAGTTCTTGCGAGTGTTGCATGTACGTGGAATTACGTTCCGCGACTTGCTTCCTGGGGTTGAGAAGTCCAAATTGGTTTACCTCAATGTCTCACGAAGTGACATCGAAGAACTCCCCGACTCAATCGGCACCCTCAGTAATATAAAGATCTTGAAGCTCTCTCACTGCGAGAAGCTTAGAAGATTTCCGAAAACAATCGATCGGCTCCGACGCTTGGAGAAGTTGGACCTCGAAGGTTGTCTTTTACTTGCAGAGGTCTCATTTAATTGGGTTGGCAAACTCTCGAGACTGGAGTACCTCAACCTTTCACAAATAGGCTTCAAGTCACTTATTTCATCCATCGGTAAACTTCGAGGCTTGAAGACCTTGATACTGGCTTACTGTCGGAGGATTCAGAGGCTTCCAAAATCAACCAGTAAGCTCCTAAACTTGGAGAAGTTGGACCTCGAAGGTTGTCATTTCCTCGAGGAGTTGCCTGAAAGCAAACCGGAGAGCGTGATGAAGAATCTCAAGCTTTTGAACACGCTGCACTGTGCCTCGCTGAGCCGCATGCCTTCGGATGTGGGAAGATTATCCAGCCTCAAGAGTTTGCCAAGGTACATTGCAAGTGAAGAGCCTGGACGAAGCTTCATGGAGCTGCAGCCACTAAAAGACCTCGAAGGCGAACTTTGGTTAGATAAACTCAACAACATAGAGGACCCTGAAGTTGCTCGACAAGCCATGATAGAGAAGAAAGAGAAACTTCAAGCATTGACACTGCGCTGGGAACAATTCTATTGGGACGTCAAAGAGAATGCTCCTGTGGATACGGTAAAGCTTGTGGCTGACGCCCTTCAACCGAACCCAAATTTGAGGTCGCTGAAGCTGATCCTCTACACAGAAGAGAAATTACCTTCATGGATGACTGAAGAACCTCTGCCTCTTAAATCTCTCCTCCGTATCAGGTTGTTCACTCTGAAAAAATGCAAAAGTCTACCACCACTCGGGGAATTACCTCATCTCAAGGTCGTCGAGATAAGTGGCATGGATGCTGTCGTTGAACTGGAGGGCTCATTTTATGGCCGGATTGGCACATTTCCCTCGTTGGAGAGGCTCGCTCTTTCTCAAATGCCGAACTTGAAGAGATGGTCAATGCCTGAGGACGATGATGCGGACGGAAATAATACTTACCGCCGGAAGCAAGTAAGGAAAAATCTGTTTCCTCGTCTTGCTCATGTCACGTTTATGCAATGCCCTAAACTTGAGCCACCCGATCATCCTCTCCCATCCATTACAACATTGACAATATGGCTGAACAACGAGAAGCTCTATCGCTCAGCAGCAGGTCTGAAATCAATGGCTAGCCATGTCAAGAAGCTCTCCGTCTTCTCGTGCCAGGATCTATGGGCGTCCTCGACCTGCGATGGATTCTGGGGCCTGACCTCACTTGAGGAGCTTGAGATCTCTGCATGTGACAACCTGACATGCATGCCGGAGGGGATAAACCAGCTCACCTCCCTCCAAAACCTAAAGATAATTTGCTGCAGGAGCATGAACAGTCTACCGGAGTGGTTGAATGATCTCACTTCTCTCCGTTTGCTGTCCTTCTCTGCTTGCCCCGTGCTGCGTTCCAGGCCCAGAGGTCTGAAAAGAAGCCATGGTCTCCGAGTAACCGTCGAAGGCTGtcccttcttgaaataa